Proteins encoded by one window of Kribbella italica:
- a CDS encoding exodeoxyribonuclease VII small subunit, whose amino-acid sequence MSDPRPDISYEQAREELVDVVRKLEAGGTTLEESLALWERGEELATTCHQWLEGARTRLAEAQAAHTTTDEKKKSD is encoded by the coding sequence GTGAGCGACCCCCGACCGGACATCTCCTACGAGCAGGCCCGCGAGGAGCTGGTCGACGTCGTCCGCAAACTCGAAGCCGGCGGTACGACGCTCGAGGAGTCCCTCGCCCTGTGGGAACGCGGCGAAGAACTCGCCACCACCTGTCATCAGTGGCTGGAAGGCGCCCGCACCCGCTTGGCCGAGGCCCAGGCTGCCCACACGACGACGGACGAGAAGAAGAAGTCCGACTGA
- a CDS encoding TetR/AcrR family transcriptional regulator translates to MNDSNGPRSVSQRDLPVLGEPRPERADARRNRLKVLEAADRLFAERGVKNISLDAIAAEAGVGKGTVFRRFGDRAGLAVALLDERERELQERILTGPPPLGPGAPAVDRLTAFVDAYLELLDRHVELFIDSENASDGARYRIGSYWLWHRHVVLLVEEARPELDAAYVAHAVLAPLAADLHQALRSEGFDLDRMRTGLKSVVELLLRRP, encoded by the coding sequence ATGAACGACAGTAACGGACCGCGGTCCGTTTCACAACGCGATCTTCCGGTCCTCGGCGAACCACGCCCGGAACGCGCCGACGCCCGCCGCAACCGCCTGAAGGTCCTGGAGGCGGCCGACCGCCTGTTCGCCGAGCGCGGCGTGAAGAACATCTCCCTCGACGCGATCGCCGCCGAGGCCGGCGTCGGCAAGGGGACCGTGTTCCGCCGCTTCGGCGACCGCGCCGGCCTGGCGGTCGCGCTCCTCGACGAGCGCGAGCGCGAACTGCAGGAGAGGATCCTCACCGGCCCGCCCCCGCTGGGCCCGGGCGCCCCCGCGGTCGACCGACTGACCGCCTTCGTCGACGCCTACCTGGAGCTACTCGACCGGCATGTGGAGCTGTTCATCGACAGCGAGAACGCCTCGGACGGCGCCCGCTACCGCATCGGCTCGTACTGGCTGTGGCACCGCCACGTAGTCCTGCTGGTCGAGGAAGCGCGACCAGAGTTGGACGCCGCGTACGTCGCGCACGCCGTACTGGCTCCGCTCGCCGCAGACCTGCACCAGGCGCTGCGCTCCGAAGGATTCGACCTGGACCGCATGCGCACCGGGCTGAAGTCCGTGGTGGAACTGCTCCTCAGACGTCCATGA